One window of Papaver somniferum cultivar HN1 chromosome 9, ASM357369v1, whole genome shotgun sequence genomic DNA carries:
- the LOC113312729 gene encoding uncharacterized protein LOC113312729, which produces MAWRFDVMTKTIANCVRHCKIWSEDIDVPESENGQLQEDIQGLTGVISNLRYRNVMDVEYLLNYPNENDAVVESPTNEEIIESVMNDENDLEPDDSSAIPNVSSKDSFQAMVTLKIYLLQHEQNIPELVQVLHKIKDAVHFCLGGRERQSTIDDFF; this is translated from the coding sequence ATGGCTTGGAGATTTGATGTGATGACAAAAACAATTGCAAATTGTGTCCGTCATTGTAAGATTTGGTCTGAAGATATTGATGTTCCCGAATCAGAAAATGGACAATTACAAGAAGATATCCAAGGATTAACTGGAGTCATTTCTAATTTACGTTATAGAAATGTGATGGACGTCGAATATCTTTTAAACTATCCTAATGAGAATGATGCAGTTGTGGAATCTCCAAcaaacgaagaaattattgagtcagtAATGAATGATGAGAATGATCttgaaccagatgatagtagtGCCATACCAAATGTGTCATCTAAAGATTCCTTTCAAGCGATGGTTACTTTAAAAATTTACTTGCTACAACACGAGCAAAATATTCCAGAACTTGTGCAAGTATTGCATAAAATTAAGGATGCGGTGCATTTTTGTTTGGGTGGAAGAGAAAGACAATCAACCATAGATGATTTTTTTTGA